CGAGCATCGATGCGCTCCACAATCTCAGTCGCATCAATCTGAGGCGACAGTATGTAAACAGGAGATGTGGATGCCTGCCAACGCACGACAGGGAGCTGTGTCTGAGTCTCTCCTTGGACAGAATACTCCTCACCGTCGGTCACCTCCCATCCGGGATTCACCATCACCAGAAGATCGCCGGCATGATTAGGGGATATGTTTCGCTGCAACGCCGATGGATTATCGCCAGCTCGGCGTGCAAGTATATCGTCAATAGTATAGACATCGCTCACCCCACTCATCCGGGCGAGGAATTCCGCACTTTCGCGCCTTATGTCAGTATCGCTCATGTCGCGCTCCTTGATAAGCGCACGATTGAGATAGAAGAACCCGTTATGATAACCGCTCACCCATTCACCGTTACCATGCAGAGCCATAAGGTACATGTTGAGCAGCGACACCGCCTTGCGCGGGGAGAACTGCCCGGTAGGAATGTTCCACCGCTCTTCGTCACGCTTCCCACCTGACGGTGCAGGCGTACCAGCCACGAAGAGCAGAGTGTTTGCCATTCCCGGCCCATTCTCCACCGCCTTCACGATGGATGCGATATCACGGTCAAGCCGTATGTAAGCATCCATTGTCTCTATGCGGTTGTCAGCCTCACGCCCATAAAGATAAGGAGTGACATCAGCACCCACGCTTATCATATCAGTGACACCCCTTGACCCCAACTTAAGGCTCGATATGTACTCGGCAGCAGTCTGAGCAACCTCACGATTGCCCATTGCGGAAGCCTTGAACATCTTGAGGCGATTAGTGTCACGCGACGGGAATGTATGGCGGAAAGGGTAAAGTTTCTTGTATTCGGGAAGATCGGGATATCTGTCAAGCTGAACAGCAGGCTCCCATGCCATGGTGTCGAGACGCGAGTTGAGAGTCAATCCCACATTACGGCGGGAGATTGGCAGAGGAGTCTCGCGGAAATGACGTGATGAGGTCCACTTTCCGGTCACATCGCTTATCCAGTAACAACTGTTGCCGGCATGCCCCGCCATAAGTATGGCAAGCTGCGGATCAGTAGCTATGGCATGGACCTGACCGAGACCGCCGTCACTTATGCGCACCTCGTCACTGAGGGTCGAAACAAGCAGAGGCGAAGGGGTGAGCTGCTGTTCGGTGTAACTTCCGGCAAGCGACGGATCAAGGAGCACAGGATACTCCCTCTTGGTAGTCATGTCCCACGCGGAAGCTGACGGCACACCGTTGACTGCCGGAGCCGCTCCACTCACAAGCATCGCTGTGGCTGCCGTGGCATCTATTCCCGGACCATAGTCCACATTGCGCACAGTTACGCCCTGCTCCAAAAGCCTGTTGAACCCATCTTCGCCAAAATTGGAACGCAACAGGTCGACATACTCGGCAGTAAGACCCTCCACAAAAATCCCCACCACGAGGGTGGGACGCGGAGCGGGAGCCTTGGCATGTGAGGGCGCAGCGACAACTCCGATGGAGACCATCGAGGCTACAAGAGCGCAGACTATACGTGCATTTATCGAGCTGTCCTTACGTTTTTTCGACATGATGAATATATGTTGGTCAAGGCGCGGAGAGCGGATGCCAAAATTAGGGGCCAGAAGGCAGGATTGGGTGACTGGATTCCAAGCAAGAATATGACAGTCAGTCCAGTTAGAAGTGCAAAGTTAACACTTTGATAGCATATCTCCAAGCGTTTGCCCCTTTTTAGCCACGGAGCTATCGCTCCCATGAAGCAGAGAGGGTTAAGCCATAGATAGAGCCAGTTGGGGGACGTCGCCTCATGAGAAGAGATGAATATCAGAAAGGTCAGAACCAGACCCTCCAAAC
The sequence above is drawn from the Duncaniella freteri genome and encodes:
- a CDS encoding alkaline phosphatase family protein, encoding MSKKRKDSSINARIVCALVASMVSIGVVAAPSHAKAPAPRPTLVVGIFVEGLTAEYVDLLRSNFGEDGFNRLLEQGVTVRNVDYGPGIDATAATAMLVSGAAPAVNGVPSASAWDMTTKREYPVLLDPSLAGSYTEQQLTPSPLLVSTLSDEVRISDGGLGQVHAIATDPQLAILMAGHAGNSCYWISDVTGKWTSSRHFRETPLPISRRNVGLTLNSRLDTMAWEPAVQLDRYPDLPEYKKLYPFRHTFPSRDTNRLKMFKASAMGNREVAQTAAEYISSLKLGSRGVTDMISVGADVTPYLYGREADNRIETMDAYIRLDRDIASIVKAVENGPGMANTLLFVAGTPAPSGGKRDEERWNIPTGQFSPRKAVSLLNMYLMALHGNGEWVSGYHNGFFYLNRALIKERDMSDTDIRRESAEFLARMSGVSDVYTIDDILARRAGDNPSALQRNISPNHAGDLLVMVNPGWEVTDGEEYSVQGETQTQLPVVRWQASTSPVYILSPQIDATEIVERIDARAIAPTVARILRIRSPNAASLPAVNL